In the Capsicum annuum cultivar UCD-10X-F1 unplaced genomic scaffold, UCD10Xv1.1 ctg62705, whole genome shotgun sequence genome, one interval contains:
- the LOC124893644 gene encoding filament-like plant protein 4, with amino-acid sequence MRELHSICLVLVIYILVSIIFQGKQEIKKPKYVQISVESYSHLTGLEDQVKSLEEQVSGLEDEVKDLNEKLAPAQSEMTNKENLVKQYAEVSEEAVSGWEKAESEAAKLKNHLESVTFLKITAEDRASHLDGALKLHLDGALKECMRQIRNLKEEYEQ; translated from the exons ATGAGAGAGCTTCATTCAATTTGTCTCGTCTTGGTGATTTATATTTTGGTTTCCATTATATTTCAGGGTAAACAGGAAATCAAGAAACCTAAATATGTGCAAATTTCCGTTGAATCTTATTCACATTTGACTGGACTGGAGGATCAAGTTAAGTCTCTTGAGGAACAAGTGAGTGGCTTAGAGGATGAAGTCAAGGATTTGAATGAAAAGTTGGCTCCTGCACAGTCAGAAATGACTAATAAGGAAAACCTGGTAAAACAATACGCTGAAGTTTCTGAAGAAGCCGTCTCAG GTTGGGAGAAGGCTGAGTCAGAAGCCGCGAAACTGAAAAATCACCTGGAATCCGTTACTTTTTTGAAGATTACTGCTGAAGACAGGGCATCACATCTGGATGGTGCACTGAAATTACATCTGGATGGTGCACTGAAGGAGTGCATGCGGCAGATACGAAATTTGAAAGAAGAATATGAACAGAA